The DNA window GTCCATCCGCCGACGCCGCCACCAAGCCAGAGCCATGACCAGCCACTACGCCCGACAAGCCCTCATCGAGCCGTGATCACGATCCCCGGCTGGAGTACTAGACGCAACGCCGTTCAGTTAGGCGGCGTGGTGGGTTGTCAAGCGTGTCGTGGAGACGAAGCAGCGGAGCTCCGGTATAGAGGGTGGTCACTCTAAGACGCCCTTGCACCTGGAGCTCCGCTGGCTGATCAGATTGCCATAACTCGGACGGTGACGGTAGCCGCGGGTGTGTTCGCGCCAGGTCACCTGGGCGAGTTGACTCGTCTGGTGCCGTTCGAGATGGTCGATGATGTCCTGGCCTCGACCAGGCGTACCGAGTCACGGGTCCGGCTGTTGCCGGCCCGGGTCGTGATGTATTTACTGCTCGCGGGATGCCTGTTCGCCGAACTGGGATACCAGCAGGTATGGCGCAAGCTGACCAGCGGATTGTCCGGCCTGCCGATCGTCTCGCCCAGCGGCAGCGCGTTGCGCCAGGCCCGGCAACGCCTCGGCCCGCAACCGGTGCGGGCGTTGTTCGATCTGCTGCGTGGCCCGGCCGCCACCAACGCCGCCCAGGTGCGCTGGCGTGGTGTCTGCTGCTGGCCGTAATCGACGGAACCCTCCTGACGGTCGCGGACTCAGCCGCGAACACCGGCCGCTATGCCAAACAGCGATGCAACAACGGCGCATCCGGCTACCCCCAACTACGGCTCAGCGCCCTGAAGTCCTGCGGCACCCGCTCGGTCCTGGACGCCGTGTTCGACCCGGTCAGCACCGGCGAACTCGACCAGGCCCGCCACCTCGCCCGCAGCCTACGGCCCGGGATGCTGCTGCTGGCCGACCGAAACTACGCCGCCGCCGACCTGGTCACCACCCTGGCCGCGACCGGCGCGCACCTGCTCATCCGCTGCAAGAACGGCCGCAAACTACCGACTCTGCGCCGCCACCGCGACGGCTCCTTCTCCTCGGTCATCGGCGGGCTACCGATCCGGGTCATCGACGCGCAGATCAGCATCACCACCACCGAGGACACCCGCACCAGCGGCTACCGACTGATCACCACGTTGCTCAACCCGCTCACCCATCCCGGCGCCGAACTGATCCGGCTCTACCACCAGCGCTGGGAGATCGAGACCGCCTACCTCGAACTCAAATCCTCGATCCTGGGCGGACGTGTCCTACGCGCCCGCACCCCCGACGGCGTTCAGCAAGAGATCTACGCCCTGCTCAGCGTCTACCAACTACTCCGCACCGCGATGGTCGACGCCACCGACAGCCGGCCCGGCCTCGACCCCGACCGGGCCAGCTTCACCACCGCCCTGAACACCGCCCGCGACCAGATCGTGCACGCCGCCGGCGTCATCGCCGACACCGCCATCGACCTCGTCGGCGTCATCGGCGCCGATGTTCTGGCCCACCTGCTCCCCGACCGCCGCCTGCGCACCAAGACACGCATGATCAAACGCTCGAACAGCAAATACCAAGCCCGCGGCCCCAACACCGACCGACGCAGCTATCAAGCCACCACCAGCATCGACATCGTCATCCCCGACCCTTGACGCCCGCACCAACCGCCTAACTGAACGGCGTTGGTACTAGACGCGCTCGGTTTGTTCAGTTGCCCGCTGCCAACGCCCACAAGGTGGGTTGGTCACGCGTCAGGTCGCTCGAATGCCGTACCCGATCGCGGACTGCGCGGGAGCGTGTGCTGAATCCCTGCTGGTGTGGCGCGCCGGACGCGCCACCACGGCCCGAGCTGCACGATACCGAACGACACCTCGACGACGAGAAACAGCCACAGCAAACCCGAGACACCCTGCGCGAGCGCGTACCCCTGCCATATCGCGAACAAGGCGCGCGCGACCCCGTCGAGGAGCCCATGCACCGGCATCGGCCTGACGATGCGCAGCGCTGCCCAGACGACCACAACGGAACCCATCAGGTTCGCATACAAGGTCTGCATGGGGTCGACGGGCGGTAGTGCGCCCAACCCGAGCGCCTCGCCCAACGACGTCAGCAAGCGGTGCAGCAGCACATATGTCCAGGGTGTGGCGAACCCTGCGGTGACGACGAGGTCGTACCAGGCGCTCGCGCGCACGACGTGAAGGTAGGCAGGGCGGAAGGGGTCGCGAACGCGGATCACGGAGGCTCCTGCTGGCTCGGGACTTGACGCCTCACGCTAAAGGGTGGAGTACGGTCCAAGGTCAAGCTCGAGCTTGCGAGGAGAGAGAGCATGCGTATCGGCGAGTTGGCCGCGCAGGCGGGCACAACCAGGGACACCGTTCGGTTCTACGAGAAGCTCGGCCTCGTCGTGGGGCGGCGGCTGACAAACGGATACCGCGATTATCCGCCCGAGGCGGTGACCTGGTTGCGACACGTCCGCACCGCGCAGAGGCTCGGTTTCTCCTTGGCGGAAATCGCTCAGCACGGTGAGCAACTGCGCGACGCGACGGATGACGGACCAGCGTTGTCGGCGCTGTTGGAGGAGAAGATTCGGATCATCGACGAGCGCATGGCCGCGCTAGCGGCGCTGCGGGCCGACCTGTCCGCTCGCATAGGTGCGGCATGTCCGTTGCAGGCGGCAGGTCAGGTCGGCTGAACGAGCCGCTTTACGACCCATGCCGAAAGGTCCCGGAGCCACGTGTCTCGGTCGGATGCACGCTTCTGCCGCGAAGCGCTCGTCACCGAAGGTGACGTCGGCACCGGTCTGCGACGTCCGGACGTGCCGACCCGGTCATTCGCTAGCTTCCGGGCCCCGTTACGGATGATCGTCGGCGCTGCCCGTGAATCCACTCCAGCTCCGCCGCCAAGGTCACTGCTTGCGACTGGGGGCAGCGGCCGAACCCGTTGCGGGGTCCCGGGCAGTATGACCTGACCGCTGTATCCGGGACCCAGGACGATGGCCGCCCCGTTGGTGGGCGGGGCGCCGACGACGCTGCTCTCCACCGCCGGTATCGCAGGAGCGAAATCCGGCCCGCCCAGGTCTCCGGCGTCCGCCGCGTCACCGTCGCCCATGATCACTCCTTCTTGTCGTGGGCTCCGCGCCTGCCGGGGCCCGGTGAACCCGCCCGCGCCAGCTCGGCCTCCGGCACACAGCATATCTTGTCTTCCACTATATTAGGTGGATGAGTTCTCGGACGATGACGGAACCAGCCTTCTTCATCCTCACCGCGCTGCTCGACGCTCCGCGCCACGGCTACGGGATCGTCGCGGAGGTGGCAGAACTGTCGCGGGGGCGGGTGCAGCTGAAAATCGGCTCCCTGTACGGGGTCTTGGACCGACTCGTCGGTGATGGCCTGGTCGAGCTGGACCGCGAGGAGGCATGGCAAGGACGGTTACGCCGGTACTACCGGTTGACCGAACAAGGCCGCGACGCCCTCGACGCAGAGGCTCAACGGCTGGCCGCCAACGCGCGCCTCGCCTCGACCCGGTTGCGCGAGCGGCGGAACCCGATCACGGGGACGCCGTCGTGAGCCGGCTGGAGGAGCGCTACCGGTTCGTTCTTCGGCTGCTGCCCGCCGCATACCGGCAGGAATGGGAAGACGACATGGTCGCCGCCTTCCTGGACAGCATGGACACCGGCGACTCCGAGACCACCGCGTATGTCACGGACTACGGCCGGCCGAGCCTGTCCGAGGTCGCCAGCATCGTGTCCCTCGCCGTGCGGTTGCGTCTCGGCGGGGCGGACGCGCCACCCCGCTCGTACGCCTGGGGGCAGGCCGCGCGACTGGCGACCCTGATGGCGATGCTGACCCACGCCGTCATGGTCACCGCCAGCATCGCCGTCACACTGTGGCTCTCCGGGAAGATCGCCTGGTTGCCGGCGCCTGCACCCGAATGGGCACTCATCCCGCCGGGGAGCATCTGGCACACCGCGTGGGACCTGGCCGGCTACGCCTGGTTACCGGCCTACATCGCGCTCGTCCTCGGACACCGACGCGTGGCCCAGGCAGTCGCCCTGCTCGCCGTCGTGCCTCCCGCCATCACCACCGCCGTGCAACAAGCCGGTGATGTACCGCTGTCCGTGTCGCCCTGGGCGATGCTGCTCATCGACGTCGTCTTGCTACTCGCCATGGCGGCCTTCCACCACGGCGCCCCACCGGTGCCGCGCCGCCCCTGGCTCCTCGCGCTGCCGATCGGCATCCTCCTCGTCCCCGTGCCGCTGTTCACCATCCAGGCGACCACACCGGCGCTGAGGCTCGTGGACTGGCCGGGCCTGTCCTGCGCGGCGGTTACTGCTGCCATGGTGATACACCTGACCGTTCGAGTATCCCGTCGTCGTCCTCGCACGCTGCCGTGGTCGCTGGCGCTCACCCTGCTCGCCGTAGCCACGCTCGCCCTGCGAACCGCAACCCTGCTCGATTACAGCGACCAGGCACAGCACACAACCCTCGCCACGATCGCTTCCGTGCAGGCAATCGCCGTCCTGGCGGTGGGCGTACCGCTCGCCGTAATAGCCATCCGGGCACTGCGCCGACTTCCATCGATCCCCACCGTCGCCCCAAGACCCACCACACCGACGTAGGAACTCGCCCAACCTCGGCACCACCGGCCCGAGACGCAAGCCCCATCGGCCGCGCAGACCACAACGGAACGTACTGTCATCAGCGTAAGTCGTTTTGGTCAAGCTTCTGGTCGGTGCCTCGGCCGTCGTCTGTCCCTGCATAGCGGTGATGGGGTTGGTCCCCGGCAGCGTGTAATCGGGTTGATGAGACGACGGGCCGGGGCTGCCCATGATGACAGGCGAGGTCACAGTGCGTGTCTCAATGCCGCGTAGGGCTCGCCCCGGCCGTCAGCTTGAACGCCGCGACGAAGAATCAGGCGGCTAGAGCCACCTGCCTGCGGTGGTGGCTGCCGTAGGTGGCGATGTCGGCGTTCCACGCTCGTCCGGTGGTGATGACGGCGTGCAACTGGCGCAGGATCGCCGCGGCGATGACGGTCTGGGCTTGGGTCGCCGTGAGCTTGTTGGTCTCCCGGGTGGTC is part of the Micromonospora cremea genome and encodes:
- a CDS encoding transposase domain-containing protein, with the protein product MTVAAGVFAPGHLGELTRLVPFEMVDDVLASTRRTESRVRLLPARVVMYLLLAGCLFAELGYQQVWRKLTSGLSGLPIVSPSGSALRQARQRLGPQPVRALFDLLRGPAATNAAQVRWRGVCCWP
- a CDS encoding IS4 family transposase yields the protein MTVADSAANTGRYAKQRCNNGASGYPQLRLSALKSCGTRSVLDAVFDPVSTGELDQARHLARSLRPGMLLLADRNYAAADLVTTLAATGAHLLIRCKNGRKLPTLRRHRDGSFSSVIGGLPIRVIDAQISITTTEDTRTSGYRLITTLLNPLTHPGAELIRLYHQRWEIETAYLELKSSILGGRVLRARTPDGVQQEIYALLSVYQLLRTAMVDATDSRPGLDPDRASFTTALNTARDQIVHAAGVIADTAIDLVGVIGADVLAHLLPDRRLRTKTRMIKRSNSKYQARGPNTDRRSYQATTSIDIVIPDP
- a CDS encoding MerR family transcriptional regulator; protein product: MRIGELAAQAGTTRDTVRFYEKLGLVVGRRLTNGYRDYPPEAVTWLRHVRTAQRLGFSLAEIAQHGEQLRDATDDGPALSALLEEKIRIIDERMAALAALRADLSARIGAACPLQAAGQVG
- a CDS encoding PadR family transcriptional regulator, yielding MSSRTMTEPAFFILTALLDAPRHGYGIVAEVAELSRGRVQLKIGSLYGVLDRLVGDGLVELDREEAWQGRLRRYYRLTEQGRDALDAEAQRLAANARLASTRLRERRNPITGTPS